The proteins below are encoded in one region of Helianthus annuus cultivar XRQ/B chromosome 2, HanXRQr2.0-SUNRISE, whole genome shotgun sequence:
- the LOC110892175 gene encoding uncharacterized protein LOC110892175 → MLTDSELLQHLHDILRTSNLDTATGATVRRILEDELGVDLSDRKPYIRQQIDLYLQSRYTNGNTDGCGEELENVKVEESDTGGSCDEEGEDEPDEEDSDVDDKKVNSSGKPSALQPSKKHNTKNVVGGSVAAYLYHLWVVAADGDGGTTLRWN, encoded by the exons ATGCTGACAGATTCAGAGCTGCTACAACACCTCCACGATATCCTACGAACCTCCAACCTTGACACCGCCACCGGCGCCACCGTCCGCCGTATACTGGAGGACGAATTAGGTGTCGATTTGTCCGATAGGAAACCCTATATTAGACAACAAATTGATCTTTATCTTCAATCTAGGTATACGAATGGTAATACGGACGGATGCGGTGAGGAATTGGAGAATGTTAAGGTGGAGGAGAGTGATACTGGCGGAAGTTGTGATGAGGAGGGTGAAGATgagcctgatgaggaggatagtGATGTTGATGACAAGAAGGTGAACAG CTCTGGGAAACCATCTGCACTCCAGCCGTCGAAGAAACACAACACGAAGAACGTGGTGGGTGGTTCAGTCGCTGCTTATTTGTACCATTTGTGGGTGGTGGCGGCTGATGGTGATGGGGGTACAACACTCAGATGGAATTGA